In Carya illinoinensis cultivar Pawnee chromosome 7, C.illinoinensisPawnee_v1, whole genome shotgun sequence, the following are encoded in one genomic region:
- the LOC122316558 gene encoding protein HUA2-LIKE 3-like, which produces MPPSRRKGVSKAAAAAAARRQWKVGDLVLAKVKGFPAWPAKVGEPERLGFTADWKKVVVHFFGTKPEQIGFCNPADVEAFTEEKKQSLLVKRQGRSSDFLRAIQEIIDSYEKLKEQDQLNNFNSNDDLRPAKGGDSVDLSAGHVGENDQKEASEATLNSELKTSYSTIDKNETSLLVDGTLDATPNFDMPDKEALGEESADTAVVTETPSLTTYYSKKRSSLSQPRSSVTQTKAQRSRSSSRLESRRSQSITMPCNGGGKNAGGIIANVIPDGSLRRNKRIRKSSDVSESDDVDSAAFVSNGSIEGNSSEIATVDSDAFSLNEGSTIESGCKLEHSDMVVECLDGDVELSKALDLQIKAVFIKKKRKPNRKRVTNNTAGPPATLDEDMGLEVSAQNASLNSQNYEKMNERCLKEDGDEHLPLVKRARVRMGKSSSVEELSYCSQTEGRTMKELTVNQSSQIGITVKGDNNHLADGDSSLVNGTLDAVSSPSERCNQLSANRTLPWKVRNEQSFGCSVDGEAALPPSKRLHRALEAMSANAADEGRVCNEASPTTLDSGFYIPHMAGENKVGNGLDLQCMDSHGSISTQVGGSGFATSPNPIILEENIKSSMDMDFCNQPFDIYKTQKDKSSEDVFPEAGDHVDLGSFGTLAVRTTVPTRSPGYASPNIGERQANSGFNETSSVPLSSPKNEGDAENTQSSNCKTEIFDKGVGPSENTGMSAGPVSCFKETLKASPRKCSIALHYRAEGAGREDDKCLERLLDEKQKVNSMCEVVKDVKHYHSKERPSSSSFSDDHLGEKDILGIRSSPSITDAGDSLARAYPLRTSNHNMSTSYSSTFVQNNGSRTPDLHLHRKKTLCASLVVEEEKIESVATQRPKSVGNHGEAHVALSSFEAMLGTLTRTKESIGRATRIAIDCAKFGVAAKVVEILARNLETESSLHRRVDLFFLVDSITQCSRGLKGDVGGIYPSAIQAVLPRLLSAAAPPGNMAHENRKQCLRVLRLWLERKILPESIVRHHMRELDSLSDSSSAGPYSRRSSRTERALDDPVREMEGMLVDEYGSNSSFQLPGFCMPRMLKDDHEGSDSDAESFEAVTPEHNFESHEEHESIPAIKKHRHILEDVDGELEMEDVAPSCEVESSSSFQVAEVNAVQTLLSQYEQHIPLPFAPPLPQDVPPSSPPLPSSPPPPPPPPPPIPPPSSTSDTYTNGVDSQLYMDTHNIRDNLVQSVVQKHVAPRVDQTVYYRSPEYRDPQMQMPESASCSFSNFSVQPVNNGRQTNGDTLRDKAYSLQPPQPAPSNQFSYSRGDQRVRPRRDVPPSSYSNRFHHVQNVGRENSYNNHERMKPPPYELHERWRFAAPFSGPRYPDKGKMSYLPAPFDGPPCEPTRLPGQGWRFPPRTMNHRNSISFRPPFDGPIPVAGRGPSFWRPR; this is translated from the exons agGCTTCTGCAATCCTGCTGATGTTGAAGCATTTACAGAAGAGAAGAAACAGTCTCTTCTGGTCAAACGGCAGGGCAGGAGTTCTGATTTTTTACGGGCCATACAGGAGATTATTGATAGTTATGAGAAGTTAAAGGAACAGGACCAACTCaacaattttaactccaatgaTGATTTGAGACCAGCAAAGGGCGGGGATTCAGTAGATTTATCGGCTGGGCACGTTGGAGAAAATGATCAGAAAGAAGCTTCTGAAGCGACTCTTAATTCAGAGTTAAAAACTTCGTATTCTACAATAGATAAAAATGAGACAAGTCTTCTGGTTGATGGTACCTTAGATGCAACACCCAACTTTGATATGCCGGATAAAGAAGCCTTAGGGGAGGAATCTGCTGATACTGCAGTGGTTACAGAAACACCTTCGTTGACTACTTACTATTCAAAAAAAAGATCTAGTCTCTCACAACCCCGGAGCAGTGTCACACAAACAAAGGCTCAAAGGTCTAGAAGCTCATCAAGGCTGGAATCCCGTCGATCCCAAAGCATCACGATGCCATGTAATGGAGGTGGCAAGAATGCTGGAGGCATAATAGCCAATGTAATTCCAGATGGTTCTTTAAGAAGGAATAAGAGGATCAGGAAATCATCAGATGTGTCTGAGTCAGATGATGTTGATTCTGCTGCTTTTGTTTCAAATGGTAGCATTGAAGGAAATAGTTCTGAAATTGCCACAGTTGACTCCGATGCCTTCAGTCTAAATGAAGGCAGCACTATAGAGTCTGGTTGTAAACTTGAGCACTCTGACATGGTTGTTGAATGTTTGGATGGAGATGTTGAGTTGAGCAAAGCACTTGATCTTCAAATAAAGGCTGTTTTCattaagaagaaaaggaaaccaAACAGAAAACGAGTAACTAATAATACAGCTGGGCCTCCTGCTACATTGGACGAGGACATGGGTTTGGAGGTTTCGGCGCAGAATGCCAGTctaaattcacaaaattatgaaaagatgAATGAAAGGTGCTTGAAGGAAGATGGAGATGAACACCTACCTTTGGTGAAACGAGCAAGGGTGCGGATGGGAAAATCATCTTCTGTGGAGGAGCTCAGCTACTGTTCACAAACAGAAGGGAGAACTATGAAGGAATTGACAGTTAATCAATCAAGCCAGATTGGCATTACTGTGAAAGGTGACAATAATCATCTTGCTGATGGGGACTCAAGTTTGGTGAATGGAACTCTGGATGCTGTATCATCACCTTCAGAACGTTGCAATCAACTTTCGGCAAATAGAACTCTGCCTTGGAAAGTTCGGAATGAACAATCATTTGGCTGCTCAGTGGATGGTGAAGCTGCTTTACCTCCATCTAAACGGCTTCATCGTGCTCTGGAAGCCATGTCAGCCAATGCTGCTGATGAAGGTCGAGTATGTAATGAAGCATCGCCTACGACTCTAGATAGCGGCTTTTATATCCCTCACATGGCTGGAGAAAACAAAGTAGGGAATGGTCTGGATTTGCAGTGTATGGACTCTCATGGCAGTATTTCTACTCAAGTTGGTGGTTCTGGATTCGCTACAAGTCCAAACCCAATAATCTTGGaggaaaatattaaatcatCAATGGATATGGACTTCTGCAATCAACCGTTTGATATTTATAAGACCCAAAAGGATAAATCTTCTGAGGATGTCTTCCCTGAAGCTGGGGACCATGTTGATTTGGGCTCTTTTGGCACTCTTGCTGTTAGAACTACAGTTCCGACACGAAGCCCAGGGTATGCGTCTCCAAATATTGGTGAAAGACAGGCTAATTCTGGTTTCAATGAAACTTCATCGGTTCCTTTGTCATCTCCAAAGAATGAAGGAGATGCGGAAAATACCCAATCGAGCAATTGTAAAACTGAAATTTTTGATAAAGGTGTTGGTCCTTCGGAGAATACTGGGATGAGTGCAGGCCCTGTCTCTTGTTTTAAAGAGACTCTTAAAGCTTCACCTAGGAAGTGCTCCATTGCACTTCATTACAGGGCAGAGGGTGCTGGTCGTGAGGATGATAAATGTTTGGAGCGTTTGCTGGATGAGAAACAGAAAGTAAACAGCAT GTGTGAGGTTGTTAAAGATGTCAAACATTATCATTCAAAGGAGCGTCCTAGTTCTAGTTCCTTTTCTGATGATCACCTTGGTGAAAAGGACATCTTGGGCATCAGGTCAAGTCCATCAATAACAGATGCGGGAGATTCTCTTGCACGAGCATATCCTCTTCGTACCTCAAATCACAATATGTCCACTTCATATAGTAGTACTTTTGTTCAAAATAATGGCAGCCGTACTCCTGATTTGCATTTGCATCGCAAGAAAACTTTGTGTGCTTCACTTgttgttgaagaagaaaaaattgagTCAGTGGCAACTCAAAGACCAAAATCTGTAGGCAATCATGGGGAGGCACATGTTGCTCTATCATCCTTTGAGGCAATGCTTGGAACATTGACAAGGACAAAGGAGAGCATCGGTCGGGCCACACGCATTGCTATTGACTGTGCAAAATTCGGTGTGGCTGCTAAG gTGGTGGAAATCCTTGCTCGAAATTTGGAAACAGAGTCAAGTTTACATCGGAGAGTGGACTTATTCTTCCTTGTAGATTCTATTACTCAATGTTCTCGAGGTTTGAAAG GTGATGTTGGTGGTATCTACCCTTCTGCTATCCAAGCAGTGCTGCCACGCTTATTGTCAGCTGCTGCTCCTCCTGGAAATATGGCGCATGAAAATCGCAAGCAGTGTCTTAGG gtTTTGAGACTTTGGTTAGAAAGGAAGATCCTTCCAGAATCCATTGTACGTCACCATATGCGGGAATTGGATTCCCTTAGTGATTCATCTTCTGCTGGTCCCTACTCTCGGCGCTCATCAAGAACAGAAAGAGCCTTAGATGATCCTGTTAGAGAAATGGAGGGTATGCTTGTCGACGAATATGGAAG CAATTCAAGCTTTCAGCTTCCTGGGTTTTGTATGCCCCGCATGCTCAAGGATGACCATGAAGGAAGTGATTCCGATGCAGAGAGTTTTGAAGCAGTCACTCCTGAGCATAATTTCGAATCTCATGAAGAACATGAATCGATCCCTGCAATAAAAAAGCATAGGCATATCTTGGAAGATGTTGATGGTGAGCTTGAAATGGAGGACGTGGCTCCCTCTTGTGAAGTGGAATCAAGTTCATCTTTCCAAGTTGCTGAAGTCAATGCTGTTCAGACTTTGCTTAGTCAGTATGAACAGCATATTCCACTGCCCTTTGCTCCCCCACTTCCTCAAGATGTGCCACCTTCATCCCCACCACTACCGTCATCCcctccacctcctcctcctccgccACCCCCTATCCCCCCTCCATCTTCTACATCTGATACCTACACCAACGGTGTTGATTCCCAGCTTTACATGGATACACAT AATATCCGAGACAACTTAGTTCAATCTGTGGTTCAGAAGCATGTTGCACCAAGAGTTGACCAAACAGTATATTACCGTTCTCCTGAATATAGAGATCCTCAAATGCAGATGCCTGAGTCTGCATCCTGCTCTTTCAGCAATTTTTCTGTACAACCAGTGAATAATGGTCGCCAAACAAATGGTGATACCTTGCGTGATAAGGCTTACTCTTTACAACCTCCCCAGCCTGCACCATCAAATCAGTTCTCTTATTCTCGGGGAGATCAGCGTGTAAGGCCTCGGAGGGATGTACCACCGTCTTCCTACTCCAACAGATTCCACCATGTGCAGAATGTTGGTAGAGAAAACTCTTATAATAACCACGAGAGAATGAAACCGCCCCCATATGAGCTTCATGAGCGCTGGAGGTTTGCTGCACCCTTTTCAG GTCCAAGATATCCCGATAAAGGAAAAATGTCTTATCTGCCTGCTCCATTTGATGGCCCTCCATGTGAGCCCACAAGATTACCAGGCCAGGGATGGAGATTTCCCCCTCGAACAATGAATCACAGAAACTCCATATCTTTTAGACCCCCATTTGATGGTCCAATTCCAGTGGCAGGCAGAG GTCCAAGCTTTTGGAGGCCAAGATGA